One window of Oscillibacter hominis genomic DNA carries:
- a CDS encoding amino acid ABC transporter ATP-binding protein, whose amino-acid sequence MNVMELKSVQKTFDGQLEVLRDISISVEKGEVVAIIGPSGSGKSTLLRCATLLTQMDSGELSYLGEKAAWNDENGKSVYARDLKKIRSYFGLVFQNFNLFPHYSVLKNLMDAPISVGGRNKAEVEQEARELLQKMGLGDKAGAYPCQLSGGQQQRVAIARALAMNPEILFFDEPTSALDPELTGEILKVIRQLAEENMTMVIVTHEMAFARDVADRVIFMDGGVIVEQGDPREVIGNPREERTRQFLSRFAN is encoded by the coding sequence ATGAATGTAATGGAGTTAAAAAGCGTCCAGAAGACCTTTGACGGCCAGCTGGAAGTGCTCAGAGACATCAGTATCAGCGTGGAAAAGGGTGAAGTGGTGGCCATCATCGGCCCCTCCGGTTCAGGGAAATCCACCCTGCTGCGCTGTGCAACGCTGCTGACGCAGATGGACAGCGGCGAGCTCTCCTACCTGGGGGAAAAAGCCGCCTGGAACGACGAAAACGGCAAATCCGTATATGCCAGGGACCTGAAAAAAATTCGCAGCTACTTTGGCCTGGTATTCCAGAACTTCAACCTCTTCCCCCACTACTCTGTACTGAAAAACCTGATGGACGCCCCGATCTCGGTGGGCGGCCGGAATAAGGCGGAGGTAGAGCAGGAAGCAAGGGAGCTCCTGCAGAAGATGGGCCTGGGGGACAAGGCCGGGGCCTATCCCTGCCAGCTTTCCGGCGGACAGCAGCAGCGCGTGGCCATTGCCCGGGCCCTGGCCATGAATCCGGAGATTCTCTTTTTCGATGAGCCCACCTCAGCCCTGGACCCGGAGCTGACCGGCGAGATTCTGAAGGTCATCCGCCAGCTGGCCGAGGAGAATATGACCATGGTGATCGTCACCCACGAGATGGCCTTTGCCAGGGATGTGGCCGACCGGGTCATCTTCATGGACGGCGGAGTGATCGTGGAACAGGGCGACCCAAGAGAGGTTATCGGGAACCCCAGGGAGGAACGCACCCGCCAGTTTCTCTCCCGGTTTGCCAACTGA
- a CDS encoding type III pantothenate kinase produces the protein MLLAIDIGNSTTSIGLFDQLKELRFLASLDTDSKKTADQISVDLMNLFTLYHYSVSDVTGAIFCSVVPPMNFMMEKALARLLGKPPMMVGPGVRTGLNIRMEIHSQLGADIVADAVSALAKYPVPAVVIDMGTATTIGLISADRTYQGGLLLPGVRISLDALSDHAAQLPDISLQHPKSLIGKNTEDCMRSGIVYGTAAMIDGIVQRIEEQLGQPVTVVATGGNAPVIVRYCKTDIIYDKYLLMEGLWQIYQKNKQGGGEV, from the coding sequence ATGCTTTTGGCTATTGACATAGGAAATTCCACCACATCCATCGGGCTGTTCGACCAGTTGAAGGAGCTGCGCTTCCTGGCCTCTTTGGATACGGACAGCAAAAAGACGGCGGACCAGATCAGCGTTGACCTCATGAACCTCTTTACCCTGTACCACTACTCCGTCTCCGATGTCACCGGGGCCATCTTCTGCAGTGTGGTGCCACCTATGAACTTCATGATGGAAAAGGCGCTGGCCCGGCTTCTGGGGAAGCCGCCCATGATGGTGGGGCCCGGCGTCAGGACGGGGCTGAATATCCGGATGGAAATCCACTCCCAATTAGGAGCCGACATTGTGGCGGACGCGGTCTCCGCCCTGGCAAAGTACCCGGTGCCCGCGGTGGTGATCGACATGGGAACCGCCACCACCATCGGCCTCATCTCCGCCGACAGGACCTATCAGGGCGGCTTGCTGCTGCCGGGTGTGCGCATCTCACTGGACGCCCTCTCCGACCACGCCGCCCAGCTGCCGGATATCTCCCTTCAGCACCCCAAGAGCCTCATCGGGAAAAACACGGAGGACTGCATGCGCTCCGGGATCGTCTACGGCACCGCCGCCATGATAGACGGCATCGTGCAGCGGATCGAAGAGCAGTTGGGCCAGCCGGTCACGGTTGTGGCAACCGGCGGCAATGCGCCCGTGATCGTGCGCTACTGCAAAACCGACATCATCTACGATAAATACCTGCTGATGGAGGGCCTATGGCAGATCTATCAGAAGAACAAGCAGGGAGGAGGGGAAGTATGA
- a CDS encoding amino acid ABC transporter substrate-binding protein gives MNKKNILAMTMAAVLILGLSACGGSGSSASGGSASSGSGSGSGAGSSAGGERTTFTVGFDAEYPPYGFKADDGSYVGFDLDLAQEVCNRNGWELVRQPIDWDSKDMELDAGNIDVLWNGFTMTGREDDYTWVGPYVNNSIMFVVRADSGITEASQLSGKPVVTQSGSSALTALTDDPGDGSNDENLALAASFSALDQVPDYNTAFMNLESGVDDAIAVDIGVANYQLNTRGSDVFTMLEKPLSTEQYGIGFKKGNTELADQVKATLDEMWEDGTFMEIATNAAEAYDAPELVDMICYGE, from the coding sequence ATGAACAAGAAGAACATACTGGCCATGACTATGGCGGCGGTACTGATCCTTGGCCTGAGCGCCTGCGGCGGCAGCGGTTCCTCCGCCTCCGGAGGCAGCGCGTCTTCTGGCAGCGGCTCCGGAAGCGGTGCGGGAAGCTCCGCGGGCGGCGAGCGCACCACCTTCACTGTGGGTTTTGACGCAGAATATCCCCCCTACGGCTTTAAGGCCGATGACGGCAGCTACGTAGGCTTTGACCTGGACCTCGCCCAGGAGGTCTGCAACCGCAACGGCTGGGAGCTGGTCCGCCAGCCCATCGATTGGGACTCCAAGGATATGGAGCTGGATGCAGGAAACATCGATGTGCTCTGGAACGGTTTTACCATGACCGGCCGTGAGGATGACTACACCTGGGTCGGGCCCTATGTCAACAACTCCATCATGTTTGTGGTCCGTGCCGACTCCGGCATCACTGAAGCCTCCCAGCTCTCCGGCAAGCCGGTGGTCACCCAGTCCGGCTCCTCCGCCCTGACCGCTTTGACCGACGATCCCGGCGACGGCAGCAACGACGAGAACCTGGCCCTGGCCGCCTCCTTCTCTGCCCTGGATCAGGTGCCTGATTACAATACCGCTTTCATGAACCTGGAATCCGGCGTGGACGACGCCATCGCCGTGGACATCGGCGTGGCCAATTACCAGCTCAATACCCGCGGCAGCGATGTGTTCACCATGCTGGAAAAGCCCCTCTCCACCGAGCAGTACGGCATCGGCTTCAAGAAGGGCAATACCGAGCTGGCCGATCAGGTGAAGGCCACGCTGGATGAAATGTGGGAAGACGGCACCTTCATGGAGATCGCCACCAATGCCGCTGAGGCATATGACGCTCCCGAACTGGTTGACATGATCTGCTACGGCGAGTAA
- a CDS encoding amino acid ABC transporter permease: MDLGNIVQQLAGGLWAAVQLFVLTLVFSLPLGMVVCFGRRSEWAPFRRCGKVEAGQEAGRWVTALRRFRPVQLVFKFFISILRGTPLMLQLMVVYFGPYYLFGLNLSGYSRLLAAVIAFTINYAAYFAEIYRSGIQSIPVGQNEAAQVLGYSRSQTFLKIILPQMVKRVLPSVTNEVITLVKDTSLAFVIAYQELFTIAKQIAAAKTTVMPLFVAGIFYFIFNGVVAWIMERIERTLSYYN; this comes from the coding sequence ATGGATTTGGGTAATATCGTCCAACAGCTGGCAGGCGGGCTTTGGGCCGCTGTGCAGCTGTTCGTCCTGACGCTGGTGTTTTCCCTGCCGTTGGGCATGGTGGTGTGCTTTGGACGCCGTTCAGAGTGGGCGCCGTTCCGCCGCTGCGGAAAAGTGGAGGCCGGGCAGGAAGCGGGCCGGTGGGTCACCGCCCTGCGCCGTTTCCGGCCCGTACAACTGGTTTTCAAGTTTTTTATCTCCATCTTACGGGGCACTCCGCTGATGCTGCAGCTGATGGTGGTCTACTTTGGCCCATACTATCTCTTCGGGCTGAACCTCTCCGGCTACTCCCGGCTCCTGGCCGCAGTAATTGCCTTTACCATCAACTACGCCGCCTATTTTGCGGAAATCTACCGCTCCGGCATCCAGTCCATCCCTGTGGGCCAGAACGAAGCGGCCCAGGTGCTGGGCTACAGCCGCAGCCAGACCTTCCTGAAGATCATCCTGCCCCAGATGGTCAAGCGGGTCCTCCCCTCTGTGACCAACGAGGTCATCACGCTGGTGAAGGACACCTCATTGGCCTTTGTCATTGCCTATCAGGAGCTCTTTACCATCGCCAAGCAGATTGCAGCCGCCAAAACCACGGTGATGCCCCTGTTTGTCGCCGGTATCTTCTACTTCATTTTCAATGGCGTGGTGGCCTGGATCATGGAGCGCATCGAGCGCACCCTTTCCTATTACAACTGA
- a CDS encoding S-layer homology domain-containing protein — protein sequence MGKKVFALVLALALVTPAFAYSDVPQDSVLKPEIESAAQYGLMNGFTDGTFGYSQSITRAQFATVLVRMFGWDTVLPASSSYSDLSTDSYYFPYIESALAHDTFDAGTNFRPGDAITRAEMAEMLVRALGLKSAAALVRQTWKGQAAACRFSLPFTDVSGDSAGYIYVAYSIGMTNGTSATTFSPNATATRGQAAAMLVRIYEKINRDTTFNHAFYAISSYSQLGLSDEMDAVSVGWSRMNWDGAAASLATTSANGNEYCIPSGYSEVTDYLSSRGIAVNLSVFMDTSGGLQGMLASDAGRTQAVEQIVNELTVTYNAIGRNPYSGVTIDFEGLRSAQREDFTSFLTQLSTELKAMGKTLSVCVSPVLVTGSYYDGYDYAAIGNLADQVILMAYDYDTRDLSGYLGTEYYKTAVPAPIDQVWASLKAIADTDTGVGDLSKVSLGFSAKQVAWQIDENGKLLSGTPVYPSKETVSKRLAQADTVTGWSSEYQMPYAIYRTEDGSRYFLWYENREAVEVALNAAKSLGVTGISLWRLGTIPDDALWGW from the coding sequence ATGGGAAAGAAAGTATTTGCGCTGGTGCTGGCCTTGGCCCTTGTCACGCCGGCATTTGCGTATTCAGACGTTCCGCAGGACAGCGTTTTGAAGCCGGAAATTGAATCCGCCGCTCAGTATGGGCTGATGAACGGATTTACCGACGGCACCTTCGGGTACAGCCAATCCATCACAAGGGCGCAGTTTGCCACTGTGCTGGTCCGGATGTTCGGCTGGGATACGGTTTTGCCCGCCTCATCATCTTATAGTGATCTCTCCACGGACAGCTACTATTTTCCGTACATAGAGTCCGCGCTGGCCCACGATACCTTTGACGCGGGCACAAATTTCCGGCCCGGCGATGCCATCACCCGCGCAGAGATGGCGGAGATGCTGGTGCGCGCCCTGGGGCTGAAGTCCGCGGCCGCCCTGGTGCGCCAGACCTGGAAAGGCCAGGCTGCCGCCTGCCGCTTCAGCCTGCCCTTTACGGATGTCTCAGGGGACAGCGCCGGCTACATCTATGTGGCCTACAGCATCGGCATGACCAACGGCACGTCCGCCACTACCTTCAGCCCCAATGCAACCGCCACACGCGGCCAGGCGGCCGCCATGCTGGTGCGCATCTATGAGAAGATCAACCGGGACACCACCTTCAACCACGCCTTCTATGCCATCTCCTCCTACAGCCAGCTGGGCCTGAGCGATGAGATGGACGCGGTCAGCGTCGGCTGGAGCCGCATGAACTGGGATGGGGCTGCCGCATCCCTTGCGACCACCAGTGCCAATGGAAATGAATACTGCATTCCCAGCGGCTACAGCGAGGTGACGGATTATCTGAGCAGCCGCGGTATCGCTGTAAATCTGAGCGTCTTTATGGATACTTCCGGCGGCTTGCAGGGCATGCTGGCCTCGGATGCCGGCCGTACCCAGGCGGTGGAACAGATTGTAAATGAACTGACCGTCACCTACAATGCCATTGGCCGAAACCCCTACAGCGGCGTTACCATTGATTTTGAGGGACTCCGTTCCGCCCAACGGGAGGACTTCACCAGCTTCCTCACCCAGCTTTCCACGGAACTGAAGGCGATGGGGAAGACCCTTTCTGTCTGCGTCTCACCGGTTCTGGTCACCGGCAGCTACTACGATGGCTATGATTACGCCGCCATTGGAAACTTGGCGGATCAGGTGATCCTCATGGCCTATGATTACGATACCCGGGACCTTAGCGGCTACCTGGGCACAGAGTATTATAAAACCGCCGTACCCGCGCCCATCGATCAGGTGTGGGCCTCGCTGAAGGCCATTGCAGACACCGATACCGGCGTTGGAGACCTCTCCAAGGTTTCCTTGGGCTTCAGCGCCAAGCAGGTTGCCTGGCAGATCGATGAAAACGGCAAGCTGCTCTCCGGCACGCCGGTCTATCCCAGCAAGGAGACCGTGAGCAAGCGGCTGGCCCAGGCCGATACCGTGACCGGCTGGTCCTCCGAATACCAAATGCCTTACGCCATCTACCGGACGGAGGACGGGAGCCGTTACTTCCTGTGGTATGAAAACAGGGAAGCGGTGGAAGTCGCGCTCAATGCCGCGAAATCCTTAGGTGTGACCGGCATCTCCCTTTGGAGGCTGGGCACGATCCCGGACGATGCGCTCTGGGGTTGGTAA
- the spoIVA gene encoding stage IV sporulation protein A: MTNTSIYQNIATRTGGDIYIGVVGPVRTGKSTFIKRFMETQVIPNIENVYRKERAKDELPQSGSGRTIMTAEPKFVPEEAVQISLEDGAAFSVRLIDCVGYMVKGAIGQTENDAPRMVTTPWFDHEIPMTEAAEVGTRKVIAEHSTIGIVITTDGTISEIPREDYLEAEERVIRELQELGKPFIVLLNSSEPRSDRAQAISKDISSRYEVNCIPVNCLELEENDVSALLKAVLYEFPMQELDLFLPPWVDALPDEHPIKSGLYASIREATGQMHHIREVDAAIKTMGAYDAIQDARILSIQLGTGIATAELRLPRELFYQTLSEQSGLHVTDDGDLMSLLTQLASIKTEYDKVAGALRDVKEKGYGIVVPGIEELTLEEPEIVKQGGRYGVRLRASAPSIHMIRADIETAVSPIVGNEKQSEDMVNYLLQEFEGDTSKIWQSNIFGRSFHELVNEDLQTKLKRMPEDAQHKLQETLQRIINEGSGGLICIIL; this comes from the coding sequence ATGACAAATACGAGTATTTATCAAAATATCGCCACCCGCACCGGCGGAGATATTTATATTGGTGTGGTGGGGCCGGTACGCACTGGCAAGTCAACCTTTATCAAACGCTTTATGGAGACGCAGGTCATTCCCAATATTGAGAACGTCTATCGGAAAGAGCGGGCAAAGGATGAGCTGCCCCAGAGCGGGTCCGGCCGGACCATCATGACAGCGGAGCCGAAGTTCGTACCGGAGGAAGCGGTCCAGATCTCTTTGGAGGACGGCGCGGCTTTTTCCGTCCGACTGATCGACTGTGTGGGATATATGGTGAAGGGCGCCATTGGCCAGACGGAAAATGACGCGCCCCGCATGGTGACCACCCCCTGGTTCGACCATGAGATTCCCATGACCGAGGCGGCAGAGGTTGGAACCAGGAAGGTCATTGCGGAGCATTCCACCATTGGAATCGTCATCACTACTGACGGAACCATCTCCGAGATTCCAAGGGAGGATTACCTGGAGGCGGAGGAGCGGGTTATCCGGGAGCTTCAGGAGTTGGGGAAGCCCTTTATTGTGCTGCTCAACTCCTCTGAGCCCCGCTCTGACCGGGCCCAGGCCATCAGTAAGGATATCTCCTCCCGCTACGAGGTCAACTGCATTCCGGTGAACTGCCTGGAGCTGGAGGAAAACGACGTGTCGGCGCTGCTCAAGGCGGTGCTGTACGAATTCCCCATGCAGGAACTGGATTTGTTCCTGCCGCCCTGGGTGGATGCGCTGCCGGATGAACATCCCATTAAAAGCGGGCTGTACGCCTCCATCCGGGAGGCCACAGGGCAGATGCACCACATCCGCGAGGTGGATGCAGCCATCAAGACCATGGGGGCCTATGATGCCATTCAGGATGCCAGGATCCTCAGCATCCAGTTGGGAACCGGAATTGCCACCGCGGAGCTGCGGCTGCCCCGGGAACTTTTCTACCAGACCCTCTCAGAGCAGTCCGGCCTCCATGTGACGGACGACGGAGACCTGATGAGCCTGCTGACCCAGCTTGCCTCCATCAAGACCGAGTACGACAAGGTTGCGGGCGCACTGCGGGACGTGAAGGAAAAGGGCTACGGCATTGTGGTGCCGGGCATCGAGGAGCTGACGCTGGAAGAGCCGGAGATCGTCAAGCAGGGCGGCCGCTACGGCGTCCGGCTCCGCGCCAGCGCACCCTCCATCCACATGATCCGGGCTGACATTGAAACGGCGGTTTCGCCGATTGTGGGCAACGAGAAGCAGTCGGAGGACATGGTGAACTACCTCCTTCAGGAATTCGAGGGGGATACCAGCAAAATCTGGCAGTCCAACATCTTTGGGCGCAGTTTCCACGAGTTGGTCAACGAAGACCTTCAGACAAAGCTCAAGCGTATGCCGGAGGACGCCCAGCACAAGCTGCAGGAGACCCTACAGCGGATCATCAACGAAGGCAGCGGCGGTCTCATCTGCATCATCCTGTAA
- a CDS encoding amidase domain-containing protein, with protein sequence MELVPYDRRAAVAYAHQWAFGRNPAFYNYDEIGGDCTNFASQCLYAGSSVMNFLPTYGWYYIDANQKSPSWTGVPFLFQFLTRKEASIGPVAEVASLEQMMPGDLVQLRFSGEKFQHTPVVVYADQPRTLGDIWVAAHSYDADNRPLNTYEFEEIRFLHITGVRRP encoded by the coding sequence ATGGAACTTGTGCCCTATGACCGCCGGGCGGCTGTGGCCTATGCTCACCAGTGGGCCTTTGGACGGAACCCGGCCTTTTACAACTATGATGAAATCGGAGGGGACTGCACGAATTTCGCCTCACAGTGCCTGTATGCGGGCTCTTCCGTAATGAACTTTTTGCCCACGTATGGATGGTATTATATCGACGCCAATCAAAAATCCCCGTCCTGGACCGGAGTGCCCTTTTTATTCCAGTTTCTGACCAGAAAAGAGGCATCCATCGGCCCTGTAGCGGAGGTGGCCTCATTGGAGCAGATGATGCCTGGCGACCTGGTGCAGCTGCGGTTTTCCGGAGAGAAGTTCCAGCATACGCCTGTGGTGGTATACGCCGATCAGCCAAGGACGTTGGGCGACATCTGGGTGGCCGCCCACAGCTATGACGCCGACAACCGGCCGCTGAACACCTATGAATTTGAAGAGATCCGCTTCCTGCACATAACGGGAGTCCGCAGGCCTTAG
- a CDS encoding 6-phosphofructokinase — MSELKGACIIGQSGGPTSVINASAYGVIDTALHNPSITRVLGAEHGIKGVLNDRLFDMGKEDPKELELLKYTPSSALGSCRYKIADPDVDDTDYKRILEIFKKYDVRYFFYNGGNDSMDTCNKISKYMQKVGYECRVMGVPKTIDNDLYGTDHCPGYASAAKYIATSCMEVYQDARVYDTGMVCIIEIMGRHAGWLAASAGLATEFGAGPDLIYLPETNFDLEKFLSDVERIYKEKGNCMVAVSEGIHYADGSFVSEAKTSATDGFGHAQLGGLAALLANAVKERTGAKVRGIELSLLQRCGAHLASETDIEESYMAGKAAVENAVNGITDKMVGFERGVQGGKYLCKTKLLSLSEVANTEKKVPREWINAEGNGVQKAFIDYCLPLIQGEPNLPKQESLPRFAKLKKVLAK, encoded by the coding sequence ATGAGTGAGTTGAAAGGCGCCTGCATCATCGGCCAGTCCGGCGGGCCGACCTCGGTCATCAACGCCAGCGCCTACGGCGTGATCGACACCGCGCTGCACAACCCCAGCATCACCCGCGTGTTGGGCGCGGAGCATGGGATCAAGGGCGTGCTGAACGACCGCCTGTTTGATATGGGCAAGGAGGACCCCAAAGAGTTAGAGCTGCTGAAATACACGCCCTCCTCCGCCTTGGGCTCCTGCCGCTACAAGATCGCGGACCCCGATGTGGACGACACCGACTATAAGCGTATTCTGGAGATTTTCAAAAAGTACGACGTTCGCTACTTCTTTTATAACGGCGGCAACGACTCCATGGATACCTGCAACAAAATCTCCAAATATATGCAGAAGGTGGGCTATGAGTGCCGTGTGATGGGCGTGCCCAAGACCATCGACAACGACCTCTACGGCACGGACCACTGCCCCGGCTACGCCTCCGCCGCAAAATACATTGCCACCTCCTGCATGGAGGTCTATCAGGACGCCCGGGTCTATGACACCGGGATGGTCTGCATCATTGAGATCATGGGGCGCCACGCCGGCTGGCTGGCCGCCTCCGCCGGCCTGGCCACGGAATTTGGAGCCGGCCCGGACCTCATCTATCTGCCGGAGACCAACTTCGATCTGGAGAAGTTCCTTTCCGACGTGGAGCGCATCTACAAGGAAAAGGGCAACTGCATGGTGGCGGTCTCCGAGGGCATCCATTATGCCGACGGCTCCTTTGTGTCTGAGGCAAAGACCTCTGCCACCGACGGGTTCGGCCACGCCCAGTTGGGCGGCCTTGCCGCGCTGCTGGCCAATGCGGTCAAGGAGCGTACCGGCGCCAAGGTCCGCGGCATTGAATTGAGCCTGCTGCAGCGCTGCGGAGCGCACCTGGCCTCTGAGACGGACATCGAGGAATCCTATATGGCCGGCAAGGCCGCGGTGGAAAACGCAGTCAACGGCATCACCGATAAGATGGTGGGCTTTGAGCGGGGCGTCCAGGGCGGCAAATACCTCTGCAAGACCAAACTGCTGAGCCTCTCCGAGGTGGCAAACACCGAAAAGAAGGTGCCCCGTGAGTGGATCAACGCGGAGGGCAACGGCGTTCAGAAGGCGTTCATCGACTACTGCCTGCCCCTGATCCAGGGCGAGCCCAATCTGCCCAAGCAGGAGTCCCTTCCCCGGTTTGCCAAATTGAAAAAGGTTCTGGCCAAATAA
- the fba gene encoding class II fructose-1,6-bisphosphate aldolase, producing MPLVTSKEMFRKAYEGGYAIGAFNVNNMEIIQGITEAAKDLSAPLILQVSAGARKYANHTYLMKLVEAAVIETGLPICLHLDHGDSFELCKSCIDGGFTSVMIDASSKPMAENIAVTKQVVEYAHDHGVVVEAELGTLAGIEDDVKVSAEDSSYTRPEEVEEFVTKSGCDSLAIAIGTSHGAYKFKPGTKPQLRFDILEEVSRRLPGFPIVLHGASSVPQEFVAKINQFGGNMPGAIGVPEDQLRQAARMAVCKINIDSDLRLAMTASIREHLAEHPDHFDPRQYLKPGREAIKAMVAHKLVDVLGCDHKA from the coding sequence ATGCCTCTGGTCACATCAAAAGAAATGTTTCGCAAAGCCTACGAGGGCGGTTACGCCATCGGTGCTTTCAACGTAAATAACATGGAAATCATTCAGGGGATCACGGAGGCGGCAAAGGACTTGTCCGCGCCCTTGATCCTGCAGGTTTCCGCCGGTGCCCGCAAGTATGCCAACCACACGTACCTCATGAAGCTGGTGGAGGCGGCTGTCATTGAGACCGGCCTGCCCATCTGCCTGCACCTGGATCACGGCGACAGCTTTGAGCTCTGCAAATCCTGCATCGACGGCGGCTTCACCTCCGTGATGATCGACGCGTCCTCCAAGCCCATGGCGGAAAACATCGCCGTCACCAAGCAGGTGGTGGAATATGCCCACGACCACGGCGTGGTGGTGGAGGCCGAGTTAGGCACCCTGGCCGGCATTGAGGATGATGTAAAGGTCTCCGCCGAGGACTCCTCCTACACCCGTCCGGAGGAAGTGGAGGAGTTCGTCACCAAATCCGGCTGCGACTCCCTGGCCATTGCCATTGGAACCAGCCACGGCGCCTACAAGTTCAAGCCCGGCACCAAGCCCCAGCTGCGCTTTGACATCCTGGAGGAGGTCTCCCGCCGCCTGCCGGGCTTCCCCATTGTCCTGCACGGCGCGTCCTCCGTGCCCCAGGAATTTGTGGCCAAGATCAATCAATTCGGCGGAAATATGCCCGGCGCCATCGGCGTTCCCGAGGATCAGCTGCGTCAGGCCGCCCGCATGGCCGTTTGCAAGATCAACATCGACTCCGACCTGCGCCTGGCGATGACCGCTTCCATCCGGGAGCATCTGGCCGAGCATCCCGACCACTTTGACCCCCGCCAGTATCTCAAGCCCGGCCGCGAGGCCATCAAGGCCATGGTCGCCCACAAGCTGGTGGACGTCCTGGGCTGCGATCACAAGGCATAA
- a CDS encoding DUF3794 domain-containing protein — protein sequence MELKKACLNCWEAGADLTLTQEETLETIVPDYCPDIARIIDTAGKVFLHSRELRDGKILITGTVKVTVLYTPEDDGGIRSLEFALPFTTEGEGIGEHLSVKTEIESIETRMTNPRKVFTRCLLSSRVCCFRRAERPYCSDVEAEPDLGIEKRLEEAKVNTVTAIAEKEFTFSDELNISPGKNPAEEILLSSVRDSISETKIVGNKLIIKGLFTISLLCSAAEKQYYSAGGELPFSQIIELEAPAEDSLCSVSLQLTGAEFKIGEDGHTVTVTLYLHAQAQLREEQTLTLLSDLYSTAHAMTYDAAPMELSDYIDTVSRRQTVREVLEIGVVAKTILAISVSCGAVTHSREGEIVTLRTTASIHALYLDEGGVPLVSERRMEVNCQMEFPENCQITARAACPEDAMGSLSSGGIEIRFPVDFSAEAAVQKSYSCVMSADVDLEAAQEDTNRPSIVLRCLAPSESLWDLAKRYRTTCANILSANELEEGTAIPCDRLLLIPKKRV from the coding sequence ATGGAATTGAAAAAAGCTTGCCTGAACTGCTGGGAAGCAGGGGCGGATTTGACATTGACGCAAGAGGAAACCCTGGAGACGATTGTTCCGGACTACTGCCCGGACATTGCCCGCATCATCGACACGGCCGGGAAGGTTTTTCTGCACAGCCGCGAGCTGCGAGACGGCAAAATCCTGATTACCGGAACGGTGAAAGTAACAGTCCTTTACACTCCGGAAGACGATGGGGGCATCCGGTCCCTGGAATTTGCACTGCCCTTTACCACGGAGGGAGAAGGGATAGGAGAGCATCTGAGTGTCAAGACGGAGATTGAGTCCATTGAGACCCGCATGACCAATCCCCGCAAAGTGTTCACCAGGTGTCTGCTGTCCAGCCGTGTGTGCTGCTTCAGGAGGGCAGAGCGCCCCTATTGCAGTGATGTGGAAGCGGAGCCGGATCTGGGCATTGAGAAGCGGTTAGAGGAGGCCAAGGTGAATACGGTAACCGCCATCGCGGAGAAAGAATTCACCTTTTCCGATGAGCTGAACATCTCACCGGGAAAAAACCCGGCTGAGGAGATTTTGCTCTCCAGTGTCAGAGACTCGATCAGCGAGACGAAGATCGTTGGGAATAAGCTGATCATCAAAGGCCTCTTTACCATTTCCCTGCTTTGCTCCGCGGCGGAAAAGCAGTACTATTCCGCGGGAGGCGAACTGCCCTTCTCCCAGATCATTGAGCTGGAGGCTCCGGCCGAGGACTCCCTTTGCAGCGTTTCACTGCAGCTGACCGGCGCTGAATTCAAGATCGGGGAGGATGGCCACACCGTGACGGTGACGCTCTACCTCCACGCCCAGGCACAGCTCCGCGAGGAGCAGACGCTGACGCTGCTTTCAGACCTGTACAGCACGGCCCATGCCATGACCTATGACGCCGCGCCCATGGAGCTCTCCGACTACATAGACACGGTCTCCCGGCGGCAGACCGTCCGGGAGGTTTTGGAGATCGGCGTGGTGGCCAAGACCATTCTTGCCATCTCCGTCTCCTGCGGCGCTGTCACCCACTCCAGGGAGGGGGAGATCGTCACACTGCGGACCACAGCGTCCATCCATGCCCTCTATTTGGATGAGGGCGGGGTCCCGCTGGTCTCGGAGCGGCGGATGGAGGTCAACTGTCAGATGGAGTTCCCGGAGAACTGCCAGATCACGGCCCGGGCGGCCTGCCCGGAGGACGCCATGGGCAGCCTCTCCTCAGGCGGGATCGAAATCCGCTTCCCGGTGGATTTTTCCGCGGAGGCAGCTGTGCAGAAATCCTACAGTTGTGTCATGTCTGCAGACGTGGATCTGGAGGCCGCGCAGGAGGATACCAACCGGCCCTCCATCGTGCTGCGCTGCCTTGCTCCGTCGGAATCCCTGTGGGATCTTGCCAAGCGCTACCGCACCACCTGCGCCAATATTCTCAGCGCCAATGAACTGGAGGAGGGAACGGCCATCCCCTGTGACCGGCTGCTGCTGATCCCCAAAAAGCGTGTGTAG